One window of the Candidatus Zixiibacteriota bacterium genome contains the following:
- a CDS encoding conserved hypothetical protein (Evidence 4 : Unknown function but conserved in other organisms), which translates to MFCKIGEDAMKKITGEMALGLLVLFLIAGGCSSGNSLAPFQPEVNNVADNFQMQATAVKNTSTTLNYNWSNSGTTANVNQATTFTAGTATLTIFDSQNNQVFTHNLNDNGTFTTSIGAAGIWRIVVQLNNYSGTLNFRVQKP; encoded by the coding sequence ATGTTTTGCAAAATAGGGGAAGATGCCATGAAGAAAATTACAGGTGAAATGGCTTTGGGGTTGCTGGTTCTTTTTTTAATCGCGGGTGGATGCAGTTCCGGCAATAGTCTCGCCCCCTTTCAGCCCGAAGTAAATAATGTCGCCGACAATTTTCAAATGCAGGCTACAGCCGTGAAAAATACCAGCACTACTTTGAATTACAATTGGAGCAACAGCGGAACCACGGCAAATGTCAATCAGGCGACCACTTTCACGGCCGGCACGGCAACTCTGACCATTTTCGACTCGCAAAATAACCAGGTATTTACGCACAATTTGAACGACAACGGCACGTTCACGACATCTATCGGAGCCGCCGGTATCTGGCGAATAGTCGTCCAATTGAATAATTATAGCGGCACTCTCAATTTCAGGGTGCAGAAGCCGTAA
- a CDS encoding conserved hypothetical protein (Evidence 4 : Unknown function but conserved in other organisms), translated as MSKKLYLLPLLLLVISCTKIDYIGQEYPPTTQVDMFFAPSDVEQDYTVMGTLVATAADIVSSEKMQKDIIKKAKEKGADAVIFEDLDRYQSGTTSSYTETTKHEKDKKGKDKTVTTGTQSSSTEEKKQIKATFIKYK; from the coding sequence ATGAGCAAAAAGCTATATTTGTTACCGCTTCTCCTTCTTGTTATCTCCTGTACTAAAATTGATTATATCGGCCAGGAGTACCCCCCGACCACTCAGGTCGATATGTTTTTCGCTCCGTCCGATGTCGAACAGGATTACACTGTTATGGGAACGCTGGTGGCCACGGCCGCCGATATCGTCAGTTCCGAAAAGATGCAGAAAGATATTATCAAGAAGGCCAAGGAGAAGGGCGCCGATGCCGTCATTTTCGAAGACCTCGACCGCTATCAATCCGGCACGACTTCATCCTACACCGAAACGACCAAACATGAGAAAGATAAAAAAGGCAAGGACAAAACTGTCACGACCGGCACCCAGTCCAGCAGCACCGAAGAGAAAAAGCAGATCAAGGCTACCTTTATAAAGTACAAATAG